The Kaustia mangrovi genome has a segment encoding these proteins:
- a CDS encoding NAD(P)H-dependent oxidoreductase, with translation MSTARTVVVIQGHPDPDGRHFCHALADAYAQGAEAAGHSVRRIDIGRLDFPLLRNREEWTDGTPPEAIRQCQEAIGAADHLVIVYPLWLGTLPALLKGFLEQVLRPGFAIEGPSPRGLWRRLLKGKSARIVVTMGMPALVYRLWYRAHSLKNLERNILKFCGIGPISESLVGTVEGRAAAREKWLARMRTYGRDAR, from the coding sequence ATGTCCACGGCCAGGACCGTCGTCGTCATTCAGGGCCATCCCGACCCGGACGGGCGCCATTTCTGCCATGCGCTCGCCGACGCCTATGCGCAAGGGGCGGAGGCGGCCGGGCACAGCGTGCGGCGGATCGATATCGGCCGCCTCGACTTCCCCCTCTTGCGCAACCGCGAGGAGTGGACCGACGGCACGCCGCCGGAGGCCATCCGGCAGTGCCAAGAGGCGATCGGGGCGGCCGATCATCTCGTTATCGTCTATCCCCTCTGGCTCGGCACCCTGCCGGCGCTCCTGAAAGGTTTCCTGGAGCAGGTGCTGCGGCCGGGCTTCGCCATAGAGGGACCGTCGCCGCGCGGGCTCTGGCGCCGGCTGCTCAAGGGCAAGTCGGCCCGTATCGTCGTCACCATGGGCATGCCGGCTCTCGTCTACCGGCTCTGGTACCGGGCCCACAGCCTGAAGAACCTTGAGCGCAACATCCTCAAATTCTGCGGCATCGGGCCGATCTCCGAAAGCCTCGTGGGCACTGTGGAGGGCCGCGCCGCGGCGCGGGAGAAATGGCTCGCCCGCATGCGCACCTATGGCCGCGACGCGCGCTGA
- a CDS encoding ABC transporter ATP-binding protein, whose amino-acid sequence MHPVISVSHLSKTYESGFQALKDINLEIGRGEIFALLGPNGAGKTTLISIVCGLVMPSEGTVLADGHDIVSDYRAARSRIGLVPQELTTDSFETVWATVSFSRGLFGKKRNPAHIEKVLKDLSLWDKRNSRIMTLSGGMKRRVLIAKALAHEPEILFLDEPTAGVDVELRRDMWNLVRTLREAGVTVILTTHYIEEAEEMADRVGVINRGEIILVEEKNELMRKLGEKRLTLQLQEPLDHIPETLAAAHKLQLAADGHELVYTYDTQGERTGITALLSDLGEAGIRFRDLNTKQSSLEEIFVSLVREEQ is encoded by the coding sequence ATGCATCCGGTCATATCGGTTTCGCATCTCTCCAAGACCTACGAGTCCGGCTTCCAGGCGTTGAAGGACATCAATCTGGAAATCGGGCGCGGCGAGATCTTCGCCCTTCTGGGGCCGAACGGTGCCGGCAAGACGACACTGATCAGCATCGTCTGCGGCCTCGTGATGCCGAGCGAGGGCACGGTGCTGGCCGACGGCCACGACATCGTGTCCGACTACCGCGCGGCACGCTCCAGGATCGGGCTCGTCCCGCAGGAGCTCACCACCGATTCCTTCGAGACGGTGTGGGCGACGGTCAGCTTCAGCCGCGGTCTGTTCGGCAAGAAGCGCAATCCGGCCCATATCGAGAAGGTGCTGAAGGACCTCTCGCTGTGGGACAAGCGCAATTCCCGGATCATGACGCTGTCGGGCGGCATGAAGCGGCGCGTGCTCATCGCCAAGGCGCTTGCGCACGAGCCGGAGATCCTGTTCCTCGACGAACCGACGGCGGGTGTGGATGTCGAGCTCCGGCGCGACATGTGGAACCTCGTGCGGACGCTGCGCGAGGCGGGCGTGACCGTGATCCTCACCACCCACTATATCGAGGAGGCCGAGGAGATGGCCGACCGGGTGGGGGTGATCAATAGGGGCGAGATCATCCTGGTCGAGGAGAAGAACGAGCTCATGCGCAAGCTCGGCGAGAAGCGGCTGACGCTCCAGCTTCAGGAGCCGCTCGACCATATTCCGGAGACCCTCGCCGCCGCCCACAAGTTGCAGCTGGCCGCCGACGGCCACGAACTCGTCTATACCTACGACACACAGGGCGAGCGCACGGGGATCACCGCGCTCCTGTCCGATCTCGGCGAGGCGGGCATCCGGTTCAGGGATCTGAACACGAAGCAGAGCTCGCTGGAGGAGATCTTCGTCAGCCTGGTGAGGGAAGAGCAATGA
- a CDS encoding ABC transporter permease produces MNFRAIRAIYRFEMARTGRTLLQSIVSPVISTSLYFVVFGAAIGSRITEIDGVSYGAFIVPGLIMLSLLTQSISNASFGIYFPKFTGTIYEVLSAPVSYLEIVIAYVGAAATKSIILGLIILATAHLFVPLEIAHPVWMLLFLVLTAATFSLFGFIIGIWADGFEKLQLVPLLIVTPLTFLGGSFYSIDMLPPFWQTVTLFNPVVYLISGFRWSFYGVADVGVAISIAMTLVFLGLCLTIVWWIFKTGYQLKS; encoded by the coding sequence ATGAATTTCCGGGCAATCCGCGCAATCTACCGCTTCGAGATGGCGCGCACCGGGCGCACGCTCCTGCAGAGCATCGTTTCGCCCGTCATCTCCACATCGCTCTATTTCGTCGTCTTCGGCGCGGCAATCGGCTCGCGCATCACCGAGATCGACGGGGTGAGCTACGGCGCGTTCATCGTGCCGGGGCTGATCATGCTCTCGCTGCTCACCCAGAGCATCTCCAACGCCTCGTTCGGCATCTATTTCCCGAAATTCACCGGCACGATCTACGAGGTGCTCTCCGCGCCCGTCTCCTATCTGGAGATCGTGATCGCCTATGTCGGGGCGGCGGCGACCAAGTCGATCATCCTGGGACTCATCATCCTCGCGACGGCGCATCTGTTCGTGCCATTGGAAATCGCCCATCCGGTCTGGATGCTGCTGTTCCTCGTGCTCACCGCCGCGACCTTCAGCCTGTTCGGCTTCATCATCGGCATCTGGGCGGACGGGTTCGAGAAGCTCCAGCTCGTGCCGCTGCTGATCGTCACGCCGCTGACCTTCCTCGGCGGCAGCTTCTATTCCATCGACATGCTGCCGCCCTTCTGGCAGACGGTCACGCTGTTCAACCCGGTCGTCTATCTGATCTCCGGCTTCCGCTGGAGCTTCTACGGCGTCGCCGATGTGGGCGTGGCCATCAGCATCGCCATGACGCTCGTCTTCCTCGGCCTCTGCCTCACCATCGTGTGGTGGATCTTCAAGACAGGCTACCAGCTCAAGAGCTGA
- a CDS encoding GIY-YIG nuclease family protein — protein MRGAGKRPCVYILASKPNGTLYVGVTSDLVRRVWAHKTGAVEGFTRQYGVHMLVYFEFHETMPEAIMREKRLKKWNRAWKIELIGGFNADWRDLYDDIAG, from the coding sequence ATGCGCGGCGCCGGGAAACGGCCTTGTGTCTATATTCTCGCGAGCAAGCCGAACGGCACTCTCTATGTTGGCGTGACAAGCGATCTGGTGAGGCGCGTGTGGGCCCACAAGACCGGGGCTGTCGAAGGGTTCACCAGACAATACGGCGTTCATATGCTCGTTTACTTCGAGTTCCACGAGACGATGCCGGAGGCGATCATGCGGGAGAAACGGCTGAAGAAGTGGAACAGGGCATGGAAGATTGAGCTGATCGGCGGGTTCAATGCCGATTGGCGCGATCTCTACGACGATATTGCCGGTTGA
- a CDS encoding helix-turn-helix domain-containing protein, whose protein sequence is MFQLRIRGLSTRRLAAREGCSRQAISAAATGFGSSHLEEALAHAIDLTPQKLFPEHYDANGQRIGWTRVPNRSGHKAQGNVKTTDAA, encoded by the coding sequence ATGTTCCAGTTGCGCATCCGGGGTCTTTCGACCCGCCGGTTGGCCGCGCGCGAAGGTTGCTCGCGCCAGGCGATCTCGGCAGCGGCAACAGGCTTCGGATCGAGCCATCTGGAGGAGGCGCTCGCTCACGCGATCGACCTCACACCGCAGAAACTCTTTCCCGAACACTACGACGCGAACGGCCAGCGCATTGGCTGGACGCGCGTTCCCAATCGTAGCGGCCACAAGGCACAAGGCAATGTCAAAACGACCGACGCAGCCTGA
- a CDS encoding ParB/RepB/Spo0J family partition protein: MKDGFRTIPLDRIEVPERLRAVDEDHALVISTSVAEHGLLNPITVQGTADGYRLLAGAHRLRAVELLDWREVDAFVTSADGEETLLIEIAENLHRNELSALERAIFVMKYRETWERKHGKINAKGGRPKNRVNLTQFLKEHLGSGFKAHVAERLGLSESAIKRAQYIGARLRPELRQALAGTEHADNQSLLKKLAALEPDAQRTVAKSYAAEPDIKAALAHVSGRPREKTDDPLAKLKRHWRHAPTATKRAFLEQLAESGELNDLIGEL, translated from the coding sequence TTGAAGGACGGTTTCCGGACCATACCGCTCGACCGGATCGAGGTTCCCGAACGGCTGCGGGCAGTCGACGAGGACCATGCGCTCGTGATCTCCACGTCGGTGGCCGAGCACGGTCTCCTCAACCCGATCACGGTGCAGGGCACGGCCGACGGCTACCGGCTGCTCGCGGGCGCACACAGGCTGCGCGCCGTCGAGCTGCTGGACTGGCGCGAGGTCGATGCGTTCGTGACGAGCGCCGACGGCGAGGAAACCCTGCTGATCGAGATCGCGGAGAACCTGCACCGCAACGAGCTGTCCGCCCTGGAGCGCGCCATCTTCGTGATGAAGTACCGCGAGACCTGGGAGCGCAAGCACGGGAAAATCAACGCCAAGGGCGGGCGGCCGAAAAACCGGGTCAACCTGACCCAGTTTCTCAAGGAGCATCTGGGAAGCGGCTTCAAGGCGCATGTTGCCGAGCGGCTGGGCCTCAGCGAGAGCGCGATCAAGCGCGCGCAGTATATCGGCGCGCGCCTCCGTCCCGAACTGCGCCAGGCACTGGCTGGGACGGAGCACGCAGACAATCAGAGCCTGCTCAAGAAGCTGGCGGCGCTGGAGCCCGATGCGCAGCGCACGGTGGCGAAGTCTTATGCCGCCGAGCCCGACATCAAGGCCGCGCTGGCCCATGTCTCCGGCCGCCCCCGCGAAAAGACCGACGACCCGCTCGCGAAGCTCAAGCGGCACTGGCGCCATGCGCCGACCGCCACGAAGCGGGCCTTTCTGGAGCAGCTTGCCGAGAGCGGCGAGCTCAACGATCTGATCGGGGAGCTCTAA
- a CDS encoding DNA transposition protein, with translation MARDRRDRGTLDLLSWEPPELVHRFDEKRVRSSSMRARIAQAVSETCKESGRTRDEIAEAMSAWLGEEVSRAMLDAYASPAREAHTISYLRLLALVHVTGDIRLLQMGAEIFGQSVIEDRWLPWVEVGQLADRRDEINGAFDAARRAARRGVRG, from the coding sequence ATGGCACGGGACCGCCGCGACAGGGGCACGCTGGACCTGCTCTCCTGGGAGCCGCCCGAACTGGTGCATCGCTTCGACGAGAAGCGGGTCCGGTCGTCCTCCATGCGCGCGCGGATCGCCCAGGCGGTCTCGGAGACCTGCAAGGAAAGCGGCCGGACGCGGGATGAGATCGCGGAGGCCATGAGCGCCTGGCTCGGCGAAGAGGTCAGCCGGGCGATGCTCGATGCTTATGCGAGCCCGGCGCGGGAGGCCCACACCATCTCCTATCTGCGCCTTCTGGCGCTGGTGCATGTCACCGGCGATATCCGCCTGCTCCAGATGGGCGCAGAGATCTTCGGGCAATCCGTCATCGAGGACCGGTGGCTGCCCTGGGTGGAGGTCGGGCAACTCGCCGACCGGCGGGACGAGATCAATGGCGCGTTCGATGCGGCACGGCGTGCGGCCAGGCGGGGGGTGCGCGGATGA
- a CDS encoding transposase domain-containing protein, translating into MMRSTLTQEWYTAAELAALRLPGMPHTKAGILYKAKHDGWTSDERQWSDDNPHGVWRKRSGRGGGVELHFSALPARARARVARMYSTGPTVVQPERPAQSTQDLWDRWEALSDHRRNKALEKLAIIEQVRSLEAAGTAKELAIDLVCEPQGIASSTYWGWERRIAGAPRGDWAPLLADQRVGRTATAACHPQAWDMIKADYLRPEQPAFSACYRRMTDAAAEHGWSPIPSEKTLKRRLEREVPRGARVLARGGRDAASKILPAQTRDRSVFHAMEAVNGDGHTFDVFVRWPDGEVRRPVMVAFQDLYSGMIVGHRIERSESWPLVRAAFADMMESFGIPEHCYLDNGRAFASKMMTGRIKTRFRFKIREDEPEGLLTRLGVQVHWTTPYHGQAKPIERAFRDLCEEVAKHPACAGAYTGNKPDAKPANYGSKAIPFEDFRALVAKEIARHNNRIGRRTGTARGRSFAQTFAESLAAPDTIVTRAVPQQLRLMLMAAEGVTARKPSGEIHLGQNRYWAEPLVEVAGRKVIVRFDPQDLLQNVAVYSLDGRFIAEAVCIDASGYNNMDEARKQARLNRQWLKAQRELLDLERRMTIDQVARLLPDAEPAQAPERPRVVRMVANGTTGQAEPVEEMTAERTAQSFGKAVRAAADAADVLAFPGKERDAG; encoded by the coding sequence ATGATGCGATCGACGCTCACACAGGAATGGTACACGGCGGCGGAGCTGGCGGCGTTGAGGCTGCCGGGGATGCCGCACACCAAGGCTGGCATACTCTATAAGGCGAAGCACGACGGCTGGACCTCCGACGAGCGGCAATGGTCCGACGACAATCCCCACGGCGTCTGGCGCAAGCGCTCGGGCCGGGGCGGTGGAGTCGAACTGCATTTCTCGGCCCTCCCGGCCCGTGCCCGTGCTCGTGTGGCGCGGATGTACTCGACCGGCCCCACGGTCGTGCAGCCCGAGCGGCCGGCGCAGTCGACGCAAGACCTGTGGGACCGGTGGGAGGCGCTGTCAGACCACCGGCGCAATAAGGCCCTGGAGAAGCTCGCTATTATCGAGCAGGTGCGCTCGCTGGAGGCCGCAGGGACAGCGAAGGAACTGGCGATCGACCTCGTCTGCGAGCCGCAGGGGATCGCGTCGAGCACCTATTGGGGATGGGAGAGGCGGATTGCCGGCGCACCGCGAGGCGACTGGGCGCCGCTGCTCGCCGACCAGCGCGTCGGGCGCACGGCGACGGCGGCCTGCCACCCGCAGGCCTGGGACATGATCAAGGCGGATTATCTGCGCCCGGAGCAGCCCGCCTTTTCTGCTTGCTACCGGCGCATGACGGACGCGGCTGCCGAGCACGGCTGGTCGCCTATCCCGTCGGAGAAGACACTCAAGCGCCGTCTCGAGCGCGAGGTGCCGCGCGGGGCGCGGGTGCTGGCGCGCGGTGGGCGCGACGCGGCGTCGAAGATCCTCCCCGCCCAGACGCGCGACCGTTCCGTCTTCCACGCCATGGAAGCGGTGAATGGGGACGGGCACACATTCGATGTCTTCGTGCGCTGGCCTGATGGCGAGGTGAGACGGCCGGTCATGGTGGCCTTCCAGGACCTCTATTCCGGGATGATCGTCGGCCACCGGATCGAGCGTTCGGAAAGCTGGCCGCTCGTGCGCGCCGCCTTTGCCGACATGATGGAGAGCTTCGGGATCCCCGAGCACTGCTATCTCGACAATGGCCGGGCCTTCGCCTCGAAGATGATGACCGGGCGCATAAAGACCCGCTTCCGGTTCAAGATCCGGGAAGACGAGCCGGAGGGCCTGCTGACCAGGCTCGGCGTCCAGGTCCATTGGACCACGCCCTATCACGGCCAGGCCAAGCCGATCGAGCGGGCCTTCCGCGATCTCTGCGAGGAGGTGGCCAAGCATCCCGCCTGCGCCGGCGCCTATACCGGCAACAAGCCGGACGCCAAGCCCGCCAACTACGGATCGAAGGCCATTCCCTTTGAGGACTTCCGGGCCCTCGTGGCGAAGGAAATCGCCCGGCACAACAATCGCATTGGCCGCCGCACGGGAACCGCGCGGGGCCGCTCCTTCGCGCAGACCTTTGCGGAGAGCCTCGCGGCACCTGACACCATTGTCACGCGCGCCGTGCCGCAGCAACTGCGCCTCATGCTGATGGCAGCGGAGGGCGTGACCGCGCGCAAGCCCTCGGGAGAAATCCACCTTGGGCAGAACCGCTATTGGGCGGAGCCGCTCGTCGAGGTCGCCGGCCGCAAAGTGATCGTGCGCTTCGATCCGCAAGATCTTCTGCAGAACGTCGCGGTCTACAGCCTCGATGGCCGCTTCATCGCCGAGGCCGTGTGCATCGATGCGAGCGGATACAACAACATGGACGAGGCGCGCAAGCAGGCGCGTCTGAACCGCCAGTGGCTCAAGGCACAGCGCGAGCTGCTGGACCTCGAACGGCGAATGACGATCGATCAGGTGGCGAGGCTTCTGCCGGATGCAGAACCGGCCCAGGCGCCGGAGCGGCCGCGCGTGGTGCGCATGGTGGCCAACGGGACGACCGGCCAGGCCGAGCCTGTGGAAGAGATGACCGCCGAGCGGACGGCGCAGAGTTTCGGGAAGGCGGTTCGCGCGGCGGCCGACGCGGCCGACGTGCTCGCCTTTCCCGGAAAAGAAAGGGACGCCGGGTGA
- a CDS encoding AAA family ATPase, protein MTATKTQEWPAPRYAPEIGDDDLKIWGDLTQRMAEIAARYGWSKSEVARRSGIATGTLSQWYDGNYAGSFANVSAKVSRWLDSVAEVAATAARIPRAPGYVATPTSRELSDMLLYAQTLGEMAVVTLGAGMGKTMTARHYVETRPHAFLVTMRPTTSSVHGMLVELSRALDVNESNPGRLDRALGEKLRRNGRDTLLIVDEAQNLSDQAVNELRYFLDEYGCGIALLGNEELYGRFGGHKAVPAYAQIHGRIGKRMRRLQPLAGDVDDLIAAWGIEDEKVAKVARALGRKPGALRQITKTLQLAGMYAAGEDRTVTVADIKAAWADRGEEEL, encoded by the coding sequence ATGACGGCAACGAAAACGCAAGAGTGGCCAGCGCCCCGATACGCGCCCGAAATCGGGGACGACGACCTCAAGATTTGGGGCGATCTCACGCAACGCATGGCCGAGATCGCGGCGCGCTATGGCTGGTCGAAATCGGAGGTTGCGCGCCGGTCGGGCATCGCCACCGGTACGCTGTCGCAATGGTATGACGGCAATTATGCCGGTTCCTTCGCCAATGTCTCGGCGAAGGTCTCCCGCTGGCTCGACAGCGTCGCGGAGGTCGCCGCGACGGCGGCGCGGATCCCCAGGGCGCCCGGCTATGTGGCCACGCCGACCTCGCGCGAGCTTTCCGACATGCTGCTCTATGCGCAGACGCTCGGCGAGATGGCGGTGGTGACGCTCGGCGCCGGCATGGGCAAGACCATGACGGCACGCCACTATGTGGAGACTAGGCCGCACGCCTTTCTCGTAACCATGCGCCCGACTACCTCGTCGGTACACGGCATGCTGGTCGAGCTCTCCCGGGCGCTCGACGTCAATGAGAGCAATCCCGGCCGGCTAGACAGGGCGCTCGGCGAGAAGCTGCGCCGCAACGGCCGCGACACGCTTTTGATCGTTGACGAGGCGCAGAACCTCTCCGACCAGGCTGTCAACGAGTTGCGCTACTTCCTCGACGAATATGGCTGCGGGATTGCCCTCCTGGGCAATGAAGAATTGTACGGGCGCTTCGGCGGGCACAAGGCGGTGCCGGCCTATGCGCAGATACACGGGCGCATAGGCAAGCGGATGCGCCGACTCCAGCCGCTCGCGGGCGATGTCGACGATCTCATCGCCGCCTGGGGGATCGAGGACGAGAAAGTCGCGAAGGTGGCCCGCGCGCTTGGCCGCAAGCCCGGCGCGCTCCGCCAGATCACCAAGACCCTGCAACTCGCCGGCATGTATGCGGCCGGCGAGGACCGGACGGTGACGGTGGCGGACATAAAGGCCGCCTGGGCGGACCGCGGCGAAGAGGAGCTTTGA
- a CDS encoding helix-turn-helix domain-containing protein yields MQPEPITCRLIVEAVAEYYGLSVVDLLSHRRPQRVSRARQVAMWAAKRLTTRSLTDIGRFVGGRDHATVSHAVRVVDELRERDADFRQQTDDVVLAVEATARTLARFHANGPEDVDPVAVARRILATPRGVPIVSIPEITALASAVSAQELTDSSKMMTGPMKRFRSEPRDRESEFDLYRAVAEVLEADRDLKQAQWTHGERGAQARLDRALKALRENFERETAYVD; encoded by the coding sequence ATGCAGCCTGAACCGATCACCTGCCGGCTGATCGTGGAGGCCGTCGCGGAGTATTACGGCCTCTCGGTCGTCGATCTCCTGTCGCACCGCCGGCCGCAAAGGGTTTCGCGGGCGCGGCAGGTCGCCATGTGGGCCGCGAAGCGCCTAACGACACGGTCCCTCACCGATATCGGCCGGTTTGTCGGCGGTCGCGATCACGCCACCGTCTCGCATGCCGTGCGCGTCGTCGACGAGCTGCGCGAGCGCGATGCCGACTTCCGGCAACAGACCGACGATGTGGTCCTGGCCGTGGAGGCCACGGCGCGGACGCTGGCACGGTTTCATGCGAACGGGCCGGAGGACGTCGATCCCGTCGCCGTTGCAAGGCGGATCCTCGCCACGCCGCGTGGCGTGCCCATTGTGTCGATCCCCGAGATCACGGCGCTCGCCAGTGCGGTGTCCGCGCAGGAGTTGACAGACAGCTCCAAGATGATGACCGGCCCCATGAAGAGGTTCCGGTCCGAGCCTCGGGACAGGGAATCCGAATTCGATCTCTACCGCGCTGTGGCTGAGGTGCTCGAGGCCGACCGCGACCTCAAGCAGGCGCAATGGACCCATGGGGAGCGCGGCGCTCAAGCACGCCTCGACCGGGCCTTGAAGGCCCTTCGCGAGAATTTCGAAAGGGAGACTGCATATGTCGACTGA
- a CDS encoding DUF3164 family protein — MSTETTTTPADDGTVMVSGKAYMPDAKGALVPVETIKPAVKLEDELVRKIHGYAAELSAQIARFKGHCFEDLGSFEALLAQEYGATKGGVKGNKSFMTFDGTRKVSVQVSDLIEFGPQLQVAKSLVDECLAEWSEDARSEIRAIVTRAFNVDKEGQINRAELFMLLRMEIEDARWQQAMQAIRDAIRVVGSKVYIRFYERDRPDDQWRAITIDLAKA, encoded by the coding sequence ATGTCGACTGAAACCACCACAACACCGGCCGACGACGGCACCGTCATGGTGTCCGGCAAGGCCTACATGCCCGACGCCAAGGGCGCGCTCGTGCCGGTGGAGACCATCAAGCCCGCCGTGAAGCTCGAGGACGAGCTGGTGCGCAAGATCCACGGCTACGCCGCCGAGCTCTCCGCACAGATCGCGCGCTTCAAGGGGCATTGCTTCGAGGATCTCGGCAGCTTCGAGGCGCTGCTCGCCCAGGAATACGGCGCGACGAAGGGCGGCGTGAAGGGCAACAAGTCCTTCATGACCTTCGACGGTACCAGGAAGGTGTCGGTCCAGGTCTCCGACCTCATCGAGTTCGGCCCGCAGCTCCAGGTCGCCAAAAGCCTTGTCGACGAGTGCCTGGCGGAATGGTCGGAAGATGCGCGCAGCGAGATCCGCGCCATCGTCACGCGCGCCTTCAATGTCGACAAGGAGGGCCAGATCAACCGGGCGGAGCTCTTCATGCTGCTTCGGATGGAGATCGAGGACGCCCGCTGGCAGCAGGCCATGCAGGCGATCCGCGACGCGATCCGCGTCGTCGGCTCCAAGGTCTATATCCGCTTCTACGAGCGGGACCGGCCGGACGATCAGTGGCGCGCCATCACCATCGACCTTGCCAAGGCGTGA
- a CDS encoding thermonuclease family protein: MMTRFAVSVSALAMLTLAAAPASAETVGGERIRIVDGDTIAIGDQRMRLLDIDTPESNSPRCAVEEDLGHLAAERLSRLIADRLVVIDRSGTHDRWGRPLVHLIVGDEDVGKILMREGLAVRWEPGREAWEARARHWCGDDWRPE; this comes from the coding sequence ATGATGACCAGATTTGCCGTCTCCGTTTCGGCGCTCGCCATGCTCACCCTCGCTGCCGCTCCCGCGTCGGCCGAGACAGTGGGTGGGGAGCGCATCCGCATCGTCGACGGCGACACGATCGCGATCGGCGATCAGCGCATGCGGCTCCTCGACATCGATACGCCCGAGAGCAACAGCCCGCGCTGCGCCGTGGAGGAGGATCTCGGCCACCTTGCGGCGGAGCGCCTTTCCCGGTTGATCGCCGACCGGCTGGTCGTGATCGACCGCTCGGGCACGCATGACCGGTGGGGCCGGCCTCTCGTGCATCTGATCGTTGGCGACGAGGATGTCGGCAAGATCCTCATGCGCGAGGGGCTGGCGGTGCGCTGGGAGCCTGGACGCGAGGCCTGGGAAGCTCGCGCCCGGCATTGGTGCGGCGACGACTGGAGGCCGGAATGA
- a CDS encoding regulatory protein GemA, translating into MTATVTKAQIGAIHALKARAGLDEEAYRDMLETRTGKRSSTALSRAEAIAVIDHLKLVSNRSGDGVETASKTARGAQRLDGPYAGVCRALWISAWNLGLVRDRTDRALVSFVRRQTGIDHLNWVRDPAEGRQVIEALKSWIARGADVVWDLPAAELRSLDLSLTRWRKIAVVDAQRRRLDALGRPADLPVSFHDLSDADLDDLARELGRAIRRPARQGSA; encoded by the coding sequence ATGACCGCGACCGTCACCAAGGCGCAGATCGGCGCGATCCACGCGCTCAAGGCCCGCGCCGGCCTCGACGAGGAGGCCTATCGCGACATGCTGGAGACGCGCACGGGCAAGCGCTCGTCGACGGCGCTGTCGCGGGCGGAGGCGATCGCGGTGATCGACCATCTCAAGCTGGTTTCGAACCGGTCCGGAGATGGCGTCGAGACCGCTTCGAAGACCGCCCGAGGCGCGCAACGGCTCGACGGCCCCTATGCCGGGGTGTGCCGGGCGCTGTGGATCTCCGCCTGGAATCTCGGGCTTGTCCGCGACCGGACCGACCGGGCGCTGGTGTCCTTCGTGCGCCGGCAGACCGGGATCGACCATCTCAACTGGGTCCGCGATCCAGCCGAGGGTCGCCAGGTGATCGAGGCGCTCAAAAGCTGGATCGCGCGCGGGGCCGATGTCGTGTGGGATCTGCCGGCGGCCGAGCTGCGCAGCCTGGACCTGTCGCTCACCCGCTGGCGCAAGATCGCCGTGGTCGATGCGCAGCGCCGGCGGCTCGATGCGCTTGGCCGGCCCGCGGATCTCCCTGTTTCATTCCACGACCTCAGCGACGCGGACCTGGACGATCTGGCCCGCGAGCTCGGCCGGGCGATCCGCCGGCCGGCCCGCCAGGGGAGCGCATGA